The window GCTGCATTTCGAGTAAGATCAGCAACTGGAGGCAAGACTCGAATGATGTTgtcaagtacatgtacttacaGCTTGAATCTTGCTAAAGAAGAGTGACACAACATTGGCCACGGTCACAACCACGCCGCCGGCAATCAGCGCGGCAGTGGGACGCAGATCAAACTGCGCAGGCCACAGCGAGAGGTGGAACTCGGCCGGCAGATACGTCTCGTGGTAGACAAGCAGCCCGTTGGCCGAGACGCCCAGGATGGTGATGCCGGCCGCCAGGGCCAGGACCGTCAGGGCGATTCGAGAGTTGTGGACAATGCCGAGGAGGCGGTGCTTGGACTGCAGCTGCGACTGGCGCTCGGCGTCCTGCgcttcgactttgacttcGTAGTCCACAGAGGAGAGTTCGTTTTTGAGGCTGGACATTTTGAATGCGAGGCGTTTTGGGGTATCTTTGGGCGAATGAACAGAAGAACAGTTTGgctgaaaagggaaaatgaAAGACGgcaaggagagaaagggaaaacgagaaagaaagaaaagagacggtTTGTTTGGACAAGACTTGCTTACCACGAAACAAACATGATGAAATGGATTTACTCGAGGGGGAAACACTGCGTAGATGTAGATTTCAGCGGCATCATCGCCCGGCGCTTCCAACATGTCAGATCCATCATGGTGGCCAATGACATGCACGGCAAACTCCACgctgggagatggagatgcaccCTTTAACCGCGTTGATTGACGTCTGCCGTCCCTTGGCGCCTTCTCACcaataagaagaagatgcgagTTGGATTGAATAGCCAAGGGAAGAGATGATAATCTGGGGTCACATTTCTAGATGGAGAGGGCTGTTGATGTTTCTTGGACTCGGCGCTTGGGTGAAGAGTGCCGGGCCAATGAGAGGCGAGGAGGGGGTGCCGAAAATAGAAACTCGGTTGTTTTTTTGGGAAACGAAACAGGCACACGGCGGTTAAGAGGTGCATAAGATTTGTTTGGGGTTACATTGTATGGACGATTGCAGGTAAAAATCAATTTGTGCGTGGATAAttatagatttttttttttttttgtttcttaaAACTTAATCACAATAGATGAAAGTCTTGAAGATAAAGACTCAAGATAGAGTGCATGTAATGACGAGGCTTCATTGTCGCGCGCCAAGTAGCGTCTGCGGTATAACGGCTGGTTCTTGGCAAATCCACCGTATTGTTTGATATTGATTTTCAATTGCTCTACGGTGCAAAGAGGTGACACTGCATGTAATTGACATTAATTTGACGCTGCTCTTGGCATGGGTACCACCATGATAACTGCCGGAGTATATTGGGGCTTAATTGCGAGGCAATAACACCGCGGAGAATTACATTAGAATACAGGCACAGATTCGTCACATGGTGCCGTATAACGCAACATTGGGCGTCTCTAGCATCACCGCGCCAAGGCAACAAGCGCGGTGGAGAGAAAACGGTGAGGATGGGATTTGCATCTCCAACGTCCAAGTCGGAAAGCGCACGAGCAACAGCCGtgctcatcttctcctcttctcttctctagCTGGGCGGCTCGACCCGCAGAGCAAATCAAACGGTGGTCCCGTTGcggctttggcctcttcttctcctcctacCATTAACAAGTCCCTCACTGGCACTCCTACCAAGGTTGTGCTCCCTTATCCCCCCCATCTTGTACCAGCATTTCGGACTTATACAAAAAGGCTGCTCCTCATATCAAGTGCCATGGCAGCAGCCAGTAGCATTTCCAAACACGCTCCCCACCAAGTTGTTCAGCTGCCATCAAGACGCTTGGGGGTGGGGCCTACCAAGATTATCGTCTCTCCTTGGCTTAGGCTGCGGATGGAATGTCATTTTGCTGGACaggggagggggcgtgtACAAGGAGGGCCGTTCGCTGAAAGAAATATAACAACATACagtaaaaaaagaggcagcaCAGAGGAGATTTGCCCTTGTCATTTTCGTTCAAGGTTCAAGGAAGAAGCTTCTATTGAGATACGAGCAGACGAGCCTCAGCTTTGAGCTGTCTAAACTGATGGAGCGCGCTCTCTGTATGTGAGATGTGATGACGTTGGAGACAGCCGTGCGGGTTTGAGCAGGGGCTTGAGTCACGAGGAATATGAGCTGAGCTGCATGTTGTTTATGCAACGTCGGTGGGATGGAGTCTATCGTATTTTAGAGCGCTGGCTACTGTCAGCCCTGTAGAGCATCTTGGGGGCTGAAGTTTAGAGCAAGAGGGGAACGGTGACAAGGTGCTGGGTCGGTGTAGTGGGCTTCGGAGAGAAGGATTTGGAAATGACTCGCTGGCTGTAGGTGAATGGGATAGCAccgagaagaaagaatggaAGACTGGGTGATTAACGTATTCAGGTAGTATAAGCGCCTGCATCTCTGGACTCTAGGGTAGGTACGTAGTGTGGAGGATTATTCCGTACAAAGACATGCTCACAACGATGCTATACCTACAATACGACTAATGTAAGTCGTGAATACTACGCTCATGACGAACCTTAATCGGAATAGAGCAGCACTATCTGTAAGACACCTGGCACTTTGTAGTTGATGCTAGTACATACTACTTGTACGGAATACATCCCGTTCTCTCACACGCAAGAGGAAACCTTCCGCCATTGGGACACACCAAGATGAGATGCTCACCCGGGAACAGACAGGGATCCAACTTCCGCGCTGCTAATGCCCCTCTGGCATCCCCCGGGAGAAGCCTAATATGTATCCGAACAAGCGAATGGAACAATGTCCGTCACGGCCTcaaaaagacgagaaaacGATGCGTGTTATACGTCCGCATAGGGCAGGCTAGTAGCTATCTTGTGTGCCTGTAAACTGTAGCGTATGTAATAGATGCATGCTTCGTGCGTGCATTTACGTACTGCCACCGTTCTCCTCCATGGGTCCCCTCGTTTACAgcgctgaggctgaaaaTAAATGAAGGCGGCTGCAATGTGACGGTCCAGACGTCATCCTCTGCTTACAAGCTTACAGAGCATGAGCTTTTGGGGATTTATCAGGACAGATTAAAAACCACAAGCATCCTTCAGGCTGCAGCGCCTTCTATCTTGGATCCATTCTGATTGATCCCATGCTGTGGAAACACACAGCAATGCATCCTCGGCAACTCCAAGGTAACCTTGCTCCGCAGTCATTTCTCCCACACTCTCTTGTTCGTCTCCTTTCCCAGCTCTTTTTTGacgtctgctgctgctgttattacgtagcacagcagcagtatTTCCCATTCCATCAAGAGATGGATCGTCAAAAGCGGAGCCGCCAACGATCCTTGTTCAGCTGGGGACTAGCAAAGGAGAGACGTGCTAATGCAATGGATGTTCGGCGACTATGCAAATGGACCCCGAAAATCTAAACTGCTTTGGCAGGCCCACGATGCTGGCTCTTGTCAATGTCTTGGGGAGCCCATCGAGCGGCTACACCTGTCGACTTATCATTCCGCTCAACACACATCTCGCCATTTTGAGTTTGAAACTGGCATCTCGGAGCAAGGGATTGCAGGACTATTGCTCTTAGCACGGGCTGCTACTGCCGTGCTACTGCTGGCTGTGTCACTTGCCGATGTTTGTTTCTCCTGGTGCTGCCAAGGTAGACGTCAATGTCTCAACGCTTGTCGCATCACAAAAGTGCGCCGGCGCGGCTCTCGCCCGTATgcaagtacaagtatatcGCACGAGTAACTCAGTAAAccgtacatgtactttttcctcttcctaGTTCGCTCACTGCCCTTTTGACGGCGCTAAACCGCAAGCTGCTCAGTGTCGCGATGTCTCAGTTCTCGGGACCTACCGCCGCCTCCCCAACTAGGAAAGGAAGTCACCGTTGGTGATTGTCGTTGTTGAAGCGGTTTTGGAACTAGGCAAGGTAGTAGTTCCAAGCAGCAGAGCCCATCGGACTTTGGCGAGCTGCCTGTAGGCATCGTAGCGGCCGACCATGGCTCGATGGGTGCTGTCGGATATGTGACActgggcatcttggcctggcAGATGGCATCGAAAATGATCGATCGGTTACACCATCACACGTCTTGAtgcttgctgatgctgccttGTATGCGTGATTGATTTGACACTTGACAAGCATTGCATGCTAACCAGATTGAGGGAgctctcaaggccaaggttgTATTGCCGGGCGAGTCCCCTGATGCTGTGCCCCCATACGACGACTGGGAatacatgctgctgctgctagtagtCGTATAAGGTCCGTATCTACAAGTACAGCGTGCGCAAGTCTTTGCGTCCCGTCAAGCACAGCCCGTCACGCTGCCTCGCTGGACTAAGACCCTGACGGTAGAAAGTTTCCGAGCCTCTTGGCGTGCAGTAACGACATGCTATTGATCTGGGGCTGGTCTTCTTTGTCTGTTACTATCTCATTCTACTGATTAAGCAATTGGCGGCCGGCGGTGCTTGATTCGTCGTTTGACATGGTTGGCATGTATGCATCCTCCGCCATGGTGTAGACGCTTGGCCTACCGGCTTCTGTTCCCTAACCCGTTTTCAACTCTAAGCTCCTCAGCTGATATGGGCTTTTCTCAACATATATGTGAGAAAGAACAGCTAGACGTTTGACCTCCAGCTCGAGTCAGGGCGGTGCATCATCATCCGCTACTCACTCGGGAGCCTCTGGATAGGTTCAACGGCGCTCAGGGGGGACTAGGATAGGCGGCAGGCGAATaagaaggcaaagatgcATTGACAGAGACGAGCAAGCTTTCTCTCCCCCGGTCATTCCAAGCAGCGGGTTCTGTGTAGACCCTCAGCCCTGTTCGCAATGGCTGCGAGCACTGGACGACTTGAGCGTCTGCCGGATGTCTCACCTGTGATGTATACGAGCAGCGTTTGCTCTATATACAGGTGGTTTGAGACAGGATTGGTGGACCATGTCATGCACGCACTTGACACACACGACATCTTGACAGAAAATCGCCACCGGCGAGGACATCAAGGTGCGTCGAGCCTGATGAGACAGTCATGGCCGCTGTTTGCAATTTGATCCGTATTGGCTCTGGCGTTGCCAAATGCTCTGCCCACGAGGTCACACACGGGCCTTGCTTGACGCGGAATGCTCGCCCCGGgtccttttgctgctgctactgcataCATTTTGCAAGTAGTGTAAGTCGTTACGGAGGATCACTGCAGCCATCTACTCGAAATTGCCGGGTTTTGGATACCCGTGACGGGTCGTTGATCCCAGACTCGGCGAGCACAAAACATCGACTCCCGTCAAGAACCTCGATCCGTACATCTCGAGATACAAGATACTCTCTGGAGGATCGGCCGAGTACGTTACTTCGCTCCTGCGCCCCCCCCCTTCGTGCTCCCGTAGGCTAGACGGACGGCCAGGTCCCATTCATTATGCTGTAGGCGTTTGCAGGGGTCACCAACTCTTGGGCCGTCCGTCAGATCCACTGGACTAGGACCCTGGAAGAGaacacccccccccccccccccccccccccggcgctcatcttttctttttttttcttgctctcaTCCTTTCGTTTCTTGCGTACCTGGTGAAACAAAATTGGCTTGGTCGGGGCTGGGTAGCACATTGGCCGAAGCGCTGGAGGGAAACGAAGCTGAGAGGGCTCTGATTGGCGAAAATGCgggtttctttctttatttttttttttgaatttcttatttcctttttgggAGATTGACATGGTGACACTGGTCCCTGTATAAAGTCTAGTGAATATAGACAGTAGTTGATATCACTATGGAGTCCTAGGCAGTGATGGTATACATGGTATCGTCTAGGCGCCTTTGCTACGTAAGTGGCTGTGGTGACAGCTGGATGAGCTGTAATGCCCATTTTGAGATGCTGTGCCTCTGATGTCTCTCGCTCAAGACGAGCAATCACATGGCATATTTCTATTGTTGTACTAGAGCAGTAGTATTCGTTCACTGAACTCATGAGCAGCTCCATAACAAGCAACCGACGGCCCTATAGTACAGCTTTCGAGCTCTATCTTCGTCCAGTAACGTCCTCTCCTTTGACAGGTCTCAAAGGAAGCCTTTCTAGATTCGGGCACTGCATTCAAACCCTGCCTGCATACAGCCACAGCACGctttgcctctttttgctgccatgtcttggattctttctcttcttcttcttctgcttttttccctctcttgctcgccctttttttttctggccGTCCAGGGTCGTCTTTCAGCCCGTTCCGTCCCAAGAccccctcctctccactCCCCTCGAACTAGGGACCCGGAAGAGACGCTTTGGCGCTGGAAGGGGTGGCAGTGGGAAAGACAAAGATTGCCACCATTTTTCTCGATGGGCGCTCGCAAAATCCGATCCCACCGCCCTGGGCCCGCCGCGGCGATCGAGGGCTGGGCTGCCAATTTCACTCGCCCATGCCCCGATGGCGCAAAGCACACGCCCCCGTCCATTCTCCTTACGGGGGTATCCTTCTTGTAGTATTACCACTATCTGCTAGATTGCCTATAGACACTACTGCTGTTGTCTACTGCTGTTGTCTACTGCCGTCTGCTACAACTACCAAGCTAGCATGTACAATGCCGGTACCTACACCGTAACCAACACCGGCTTGAAATTATGTGCAATATACCGTACAGTACAGCATCGCATCTGACCAGAGctcctcgccgcctcccACGTACCCACCGCAGCCCCCATGTTCCCCGTAATCCCATCCGGTCGGACTGATGCAATAGCTGTCCATCCTCGGTATGCAGCCCGGCGCGGGCAGCAGAGCCCCTGGTCCGCCTGGCCGGAAGACTTGAGATCCGAGAGGCGCCAAGAGATTGACAGacagagagggaaaaagagagaggaaatgcTACTTGATATACTGTGCTCCTTACAAAGCGGGCCTGTAACGTGCGTAATGAGgccccagcccagcagccgcggATGACGAAGGTGGATACAAGGGTATCTGGAGCTGGAGTCCCCCATCCAGCGTAAACAACCTTGCAGCGATCCAAGTCTTGCGGCGGTACCGAGCACTGCTTGGGGCTTTATCAACAAACTTGCTCTCGtcattctccttctttccttgttccTGCAAAGGCTATGGGCATATTTATTACAACGCCTCAACCCATCTGAATCTAGTACAATTCAGCATCACAGAGTCCATCATCCTATTACCTGCCGGTATATCAAAACAATACAATACATACCTAGGTCTAGTACTTGTATCCGGCAATACCTGGCTTGTCCTCACCACACTAAGCCAACCGTTTCTCGCCAGACCCAAAGAGCCTCCTCTCCTCTACTTCATCTACAAACACCCCTTTCTGGCTAAAACCACTTCACACCTTCTGTACACCCGCTCGTCCCACTTACTTCCTAACAGaggtgaaaagaaaaaaaaggaccatCATCGGCTGCTTCGTGCATGCCCCCAAGTACCTACTTGCTT is drawn from Trichoderma atroviride chromosome 7, complete sequence and contains these coding sequences:
- a CDS encoding uncharacterized protein (EggNog:ENOG41~TransMembrane:4 (i123-147o167-191i203-228o264-285i)), which produces MLEAPGDDAAEIYIYAVFPPRVNPFHHVCFVVSKSCPNKPSLFFLSRFPFLSLPSFIFPFQPNCSSVHSPKDTPKRLAFKMSSLKNELSSVDYEVKVEAQDAERQSQLQSKHRLLGIVHNSRIALTVLALAAGITILGVSANGLLVYHETYLPAEFHLSLWPAQFDLRPTAALIAGGVVVTVANVVSLFFSKIQALRSLTGPHAIASIAAPAIGFVASLVAMSLFYAVNASSTVDSLQSWTCRWTAVPTTAQPYFGALCKQSQAGVILSVLLVPLEAAILGVAGYQAILERKATRA